One Mya arenaria isolate MELC-2E11 chromosome 5, ASM2691426v1 genomic window carries:
- the LOC128235713 gene encoding uncharacterized protein LOC128235713: MKDIDERCGALVILSPVVRGTEVKLGYFPSDQSLQRQTFSKRTWKKDTQNIQLREERPSYPVLGPKFADFNTTECIYVYVGSDLYCKTENGTEPVQVTLLIGRDSFDLAGSEGDKSLYRFQNVHQQMAGLSRRTVTCQVLNAALETPYEVHSMLCNVEKGSLSVLTVPGQVHGERSSSICEVRNALPAPAIEIRVDKVLLANVQQLDSFNRSSHMFTSTATMMKTNKTWNGKQMCCTMKTKYEYGLENVSECKNISMKCDPTLNLNETSPVDLPPNKTVVVKCTVDDCNANVLWTLWWEDEQNSIIKTCNKTEECLLTLNYTGEGEKTYKCSAQDLLNISLTVSSSMSDGSQPQEKDNQTFSSTFPFPVHKVLIGTGVLCGLCILFIIGRCVCLKRRKVNKINTIEIVGNHNDTSSDNGVLQIATEGVQYAVVQRQAATQRTGIQQPHDNGLTYAELDIKFLQEANARVPPRKNNTPTEYADIAFSSTQKSAEEDHVYHNTSA, translated from the exons atgaaag atattgaTGAACGATGTGGAGCTCTCGTGATTCTAAGTCCTGTTGTTCGAGGCACGGAAGTCAAACTTGGATATTTTCCCTCTGACCAATCTTTACAGCGCCAAACTTTCTCTAAACGAACATGGAAGAAAGATACGCAGAATATACAGCTGCGAGAAG AGCGACCGAGTTACCCTGTTCTCGGACCAAAGTTTGCTGACTTTAATACAAcagaatgtatttatgtttatgttggCTCCGACCTGTATTGCAAAACTGAAAATGGAACAGAGCCTGTACAAGTAACACTTTTAATTGGTCGGGATTCATTTGATCTTGCTGGAAGTGAAGGGGACAAAAGTTTGTACCGATTCCAAAACGTTCACCAACAAATGGCTGGACTTTCTAGACGGACGGTGACATGTCAGGTTTTAAATGCAGCCCTTGAAACACCATACGAAGTGCACAGCATGTTATGTAACGTAG aAAAAGGTAGCCTGTCTGTTCTAACAGTTCCTGGACAAGTTCATGGAGAAAGATCTTCATCAATTTGTGAAGTGCGAAATGCTTTACCAGCTCCGGCAATAGAAATACGCGTTGACAAAGTCTTGCTAGCAAATGTTCAACAACTTGATTCATTTAATAGATCTTCTCATATGTTTACCAGCACAGCAACGATGATGAAGACGAACAAAACATGGAATGGAAAACAAATGTGTTGTACCATGAAAACCAAATACGAGTATGGTCTTGAAAATGTGTCAGAATGCAAAAACATCagtatgaaat GTGATCCGACTTTAAATCTGAACGAGACATCACCTGTTGATTTACCTCCGAACAAAACAGTGGTCGTAAAATGTACCGTGGATGACTGCAATGCTAATGTGTTATGGACGCTTTGGTGGGAAGATGAACAAAACTCTATAATAAAGACTTGTAACAAAACAGAGGAATGCCTGTTAACACTGAATTATACGGGAGAAGGAGAAAAGACGTACAAATGCAGCGCACAGGATCTTCTGAACATTTCATTGACAGTTTCAAGTTCAATGAGTGATG GTAGTCAACCCCAGGAAAAGGACAATCAGACATTTTCTTCGACATTCCCATTTCCTGTTCACAAAGTTCTTATCGGAACAGGCGTTTTATGTGGACTATGCATCCTATTTATAATCGGAA GATGTGTATGTCTTAAACGGCGAAAGGTCAACAAAATCAACACAATAGAAAT tGTTGGAAATCATAACG ACACCTCGTCGGACAATGGCGTGCTACAGATAGCTACGGAAGGAGTCCAGTACGCAGTCGTGCAGAGGCAGGCGGCCACACAGAGGACTGGAATACAG caaCCACATGACAATGGCCTAACGTACGCCGAGTTGGACATCAAGTTCCTACAAGAAGCTAACGCAAGAGTTCCGccaagaaaaaataacacacCGACAGAATATGCTGACATTGCGTTTTCCTCAACACAGAAATCTGCTGAAGAAGATCATGTTTACCACAATACATCTGCGTAG
- the LOC128233508 gene encoding uncharacterized protein LOC128233508 codes for MDRCYLFSLTFYLIMFGCICADRNQYGMISVVEPAFVNREVTLKATPFSPWGCDVAWRFIMDGNTRLQTMNGTNAKIYSKDGSFFLKWKVSSEYNGSNFYASCSTNETIKTSMTSLNITDIVGQCGALIILSPVVRGAEVKLGYFPSDQSLERQINTARTWKKDTKELQLRNGSYEEEMVSEYLYILTIFNFNETFEGCYTLNCNLVDYTNFVQLHIPEKPSYPVLGPKSPDFITTECIYVYGGSDIYCKTENGTEPVQVLLSIEQKSFVLSESHENKGSYRFHNVHQQMAGLLRQNVTCQVSNSALESPYEVHGTLCNVEKGSPPILTVPEFLDGESSTAICEVHNAIPAPKIELYVDSVLLADVQQTDSFNISSYTFTSRVKATKTYTMSNGKEMCCTRHSKHDFGFKSVSICLNISMKYPPSDLSISVNKMQEYSNNVFVCFFNMSCETDGSNPPCTIEWSSDNDNLRYLQSTNWTKRESGSFRSVSNVLFNVTKDMAGVTITCSTKCDHFPSHLNASYVLSFSGSQPHDKVNQTFSSTSRFPVVNKVLIGIGVFCGFCILLIIGIGRCVLLKRRKANEINTIEIVEHHSGTSSDSGVLHIATEGVQYVVPQRQAATHGIETQQHHDDDGLAYADLDIKFLQKANARVSSSRKNTPTEYADIEFSISKAPVKDYACQNASDEC; via the exons ATGGATAGGTGCTACCTGTTTTCTCTTACATTTTATCTAA TTATGTTTGGGTGCATCTGTGCAGATAGGAACCAATATGGAATGATATCAGTGGTAGAACCAGCTTTTGTGAACAGGGAGGTAACACTGAAAGCAACACCGTTCTCTCCTTGGGGATGTGACGTAGCATGGAGATTCATAATGGATGGTAACACAAGATTACAAACAATGAATGGGacaaatgctaaaatatattcaaaagatgggtcattctttttaaaatggaaGGTTTCATCTGAATACAACGGATCTAACTTCTACGCTAGCTGTTcaacaaatgaaacaattaaaacaagcatgacatctttaaatattacag ATATTGTTGGACAATGTGGAGCTCTTATAATTCTAAGTCCGGTTGTTCGCGGCGCGGAAGTCAAACTTGGATATTTTCCGTCTGACCAATCTTTAGAGCGCCAAATAAACACTGCACGAACATGGAAGAAAGACACTAAGGAGCTACAGCTACGAAATGGTTCTTACGAAGAAGAAATGGTTTCTGAGTATTTGTACATATTGACtatattcaatttcaatgaaacatttgAAGGCTGCTATactttaaattgcaatttagtTGACTACACGAATTTTGTACAGCTTCATATTCCAG AAAAACCAAGTTATCCAGTTCTCGGTCCAAAGTCCCCTGACTTTATAACAACAGAATGTATCTATGTTTATGGAGGCTCCGACATTTATTGCAAAACTGAAAATGGAACCGAACCCGTACAAGTGTTACTTTCAATTGAACAGAAGTCTTTTGTTCTTTCTGAAAGCCACGAAAACAAAGGGTCGTATCGATTCCATAACGTCCATCAACAAATGGCTGGACTGTTGAGACAGAACGTGACATGTCAGGTTTCTAATTCAGCCCTCGAATCACCCTACGAAGTGCACGGCACTTTATGTAACGTAG AAAAAGGTAGCCCGCCTATCCTAACAGTTCCTGAATTCCTTGATGGAGAAAGCTCGACAGCAATATGTGAAGTGCACAATGCTATCCCGGCTCCGAAAATAGAACTTTACGTTGATTCAGTCTTGCTAGCGGATGTTCAACAGACtgattcatttaatatatcttCGTATACCTTTACAAGTCGAGTAAAGGCGACAAAGACTTATACAATGTcaaatggaaaagaaatgtgTTGCACCAGGCATAGTAAACATGACTTTGGTTTTAAAAGTGTGTCAATATGCCTAAATATCagtatgaaat ATCCACCGTCGGATCTCTCCATATCGGTCAATAAAATGCAAGAATATAGCAACAATGTTTTTGTCTGTTTCTTCAACATGTCTTGTGAAACGGATGGGTCAAATCCGCCTTGCACAATTGAATGGTCAAGTGACAACGATAATTTAAGATACCTTCAAAGCACCAACTGGACGAAACGTGAAAGTGGGAGTTTCCGATCTGTTTCCAACGTGCTCTTCAATGTCACTAAAGACATGGCTGGTGTAACTATTACATGTTCAACAAAATGCGATCATTTCCCATCGCATTTGAATGCAAGCTATGTATTATCGTTTTCTG gAAGTCAACCCCATGATAAAGTCAATCAGACATTTTCTTCAACATCCCGATTTCCTGTCGTCAACAAGGTGCTAATTGGAATAGGCGTTTTTTGTGGATTCTGCATCTTGTTGATAATTGGAATCGGAA gATGTGTATTACTTAAACGACGAAAGGCCAACGAAATCAACACAATAGAGAT TGTTGAACATCACAGCG GCACCTCGTCGGACAGTGGCGTACTTCACATAGCAACAGAAGGTGTCCAGTACGTAGTCCCGCAGAGGCAGGCGGCCACACATGGGATTGAAACGCAG caacATCATGATGACGACGGCCTAGCGTACGCCGATTTGGACATCAAATTCCTACAAAAGGCTAACGCCAGAGTTTCGTCAAGCAGGAAGAATACGCCGACGGAGTATGCTGACATTGAGTTCTCCATATCAAAAGCACCTGTTAAAGATTATGCGTGCCAAAATGCATCAGACGAATGTTAA